From a region of the Streptomyces sp. NBC_01454 genome:
- a CDS encoding sugar transferase has product MLPVAALCVTTRQPHPLLTAALAGMSWLAVGASKNRYSRDELGAGAVLPVFRDWLTMLGVLAVACVGARIDFSIEICVLALLPCLALGVARRKLAHRYLLAIRRRAQALRRVLIVGEAGAVDVVLAELGHRTDHEYVVVGSCLVGDEATDSALPVCDRLASDGDAPEGALDGERVLGCAAELGADLVFVAPGRQMSAARVRRLAWALHDGGRNLAILPGLIDVSQHRVRLAKAAGLTVMHIDPAARRGIPVLLKQATDRLGALLLLMLLSPVFAAVAAAIRCTTAGPVFYWQIRVGQDLRPFRMWKFRTMVVTADRMRAALEPANEHDGAMFKMRRDPRVTRVGRLLRRFSLDELPQLFNVLAGHMSLVGPRPPLPEEVERYDGTEIRRLSVKPGLTGLWQVSGRSDLSWDETVALDLSYVDNWSYSRDIGVLVRTVRAVVDGRGAY; this is encoded by the coding sequence CTGCTGCCGGTGGCCGCGCTGTGTGTCACGACGCGGCAGCCGCATCCGTTGCTCACGGCGGCGCTGGCCGGTATGTCGTGGCTGGCGGTAGGGGCATCGAAGAATCGTTACTCCAGAGATGAACTGGGTGCGGGTGCCGTGCTGCCCGTCTTCCGGGACTGGCTGACCATGCTGGGCGTGCTGGCCGTTGCCTGCGTCGGCGCGCGGATCGATTTCTCCATCGAGATCTGTGTGCTGGCGCTGCTGCCCTGTCTTGCGCTGGGCGTGGCCCGGCGCAAGCTCGCGCACCGGTATCTGCTGGCCATCCGGCGCCGCGCGCAGGCGCTGCGGCGGGTGCTGATCGTCGGGGAGGCGGGCGCGGTCGATGTGGTGCTCGCGGAGCTGGGGCACCGCACCGATCACGAGTATGTCGTCGTCGGCAGCTGTCTCGTCGGGGACGAGGCCACCGATTCGGCGCTGCCGGTGTGCGACCGGCTCGCGTCCGACGGTGACGCGCCCGAGGGGGCGCTGGACGGGGAGCGGGTGCTCGGCTGTGCCGCCGAACTCGGCGCCGATCTCGTCTTCGTGGCACCGGGCCGTCAGATGTCGGCGGCGCGCGTGCGGCGGCTGGCCTGGGCGCTGCACGACGGGGGCCGGAATCTGGCCATACTTCCGGGCCTGATCGATGTCTCACAGCACCGTGTCCGGCTCGCCAAGGCGGCGGGGCTGACGGTGATGCACATCGACCCGGCGGCGCGGCGGGGCATTCCGGTACTGCTGAAGCAGGCCACCGACCGGCTGGGGGCGTTGCTGCTGCTCATGCTGCTCTCCCCCGTCTTCGCCGCGGTGGCCGCCGCCATACGGTGCACCACTGCGGGCCCGGTGTTCTACTGGCAGATCCGCGTCGGCCAGGATCTGCGGCCGTTCCGGATGTGGAAGTTCCGCACCATGGTGGTCACCGCCGACCGGATGCGGGCCGCGCTGGAGCCGGCCAACGAGCATGACGGGGCGATGTTCAAGATGCGGCGGGATCCGCGGGTGACGCGGGTGGGCCGGCTGCTGCGCCGCTTCTCGCTGGACGAACTGCCGCAGCTCTTCAACGTCCTGGCGGGCCACATGTCCCTGGTCGGGCCGCGGCCGCCGCTGCCCGAGGAGGTCGAGCGGTACGACGGCACGGAGATCCGCCGGCTGTCGGTCAAGCCGGGGCTGACCGGTCTGTGGCAGGTCAGCGGGCGGTCCGACCTCTCGTGGGACGAGACCGTCGCACTGGATCTGAGCTATGTGGACAACTGGTCCTACTCCCGCGACATAGGGGTGCTGGTGCGTACCGTGCGGGCCGTCGTGGACGGGCGTGGTGCGTACTAG
- a CDS encoding GDP-L-fucose synthase family protein, whose protein sequence is MDDLLPTPARVFVAGHRGLVGSAVARRFAARGYDVLTRTRAELDLRDAEATAAWLRAARPDAVVLAAAKVGGIMANSTYPVQFLEDNLSIQLSVIAGAHHAGVRRLLFLGSSCIYPKHAAQPITEDALLSGPLEPTNEAYAIAKIAGLVQIRSYRRQYGASFISAMPTNLYGPGDNFDLETSHVLPALIRRFHEAKQQGLPELTLWGTGTPLREFLHVDDLAAACEVLLRGYDGDDTVNVGCGEDLTIADLASCVAAAVGYEGRIAFDPSRPDGTPRKLLDISRMRALGWAPTVPLAEGIARTYEAWQAEPAPA, encoded by the coding sequence ATGGATGACTTGCTGCCCACACCTGCCCGTGTCTTCGTCGCGGGCCACCGAGGCCTGGTGGGATCCGCCGTGGCCCGGCGCTTCGCCGCCCGGGGCTACGACGTGCTCACCCGTACCCGTGCGGAACTCGACCTGCGCGATGCCGAGGCCACGGCGGCCTGGCTGCGCGCGGCCCGGCCCGACGCCGTCGTGCTGGCGGCCGCCAAGGTCGGCGGAATCATGGCCAACAGCACCTACCCCGTACAGTTCCTGGAGGACAATCTCAGCATCCAGCTCAGCGTCATCGCCGGTGCCCACCACGCCGGGGTGCGCCGCCTGCTGTTCCTCGGATCGAGCTGCATCTACCCCAAGCACGCCGCCCAGCCCATCACCGAAGACGCCCTGCTGAGCGGGCCGTTGGAGCCCACCAACGAGGCGTACGCGATCGCCAAGATCGCCGGCCTGGTGCAGATCCGGTCCTACCGCCGCCAATACGGTGCCTCTTTCATCTCCGCCATGCCGACGAACCTCTACGGCCCCGGCGACAATTTCGACCTCGAAACCTCGCATGTGCTGCCGGCACTGATACGCCGCTTCCACGAGGCCAAGCAGCAGGGCCTGCCCGAACTCACCCTCTGGGGCACCGGAACGCCCCTGCGCGAGTTCCTGCACGTCGACGACCTGGCCGCCGCCTGCGAGGTGCTGCTGCGCGGCTATGACGGGGACGACACGGTCAACGTCGGCTGCGGCGAGGACCTGACCATCGCCGACCTCGCCTCCTGCGTCGCCGCCGCGGTGGGCTACGAGGGACGGATCGCCTTCGACCCGTCCCGCCCCGACGGCACCCCGCGCAAGCTGCTCGACATCAGCAGGATGCGCGCCCTGGGCTGGGCGCCCACCGTGCCGCTCGCCGAGGGCATCGCCCGGACCTATGAGGCCTGGCAGGCGGAGCCGGCCCCGGCGTGA
- the gmd gene encoding GDP-mannose 4,6-dehydratase, translating into MPKTAVITGITGQDGSYLAELLLSKGYEVHGLMRRSSSFNTERIDHIYQDPHTPDRRLLLHHVDLSDGVALVNLLRDVQPDEVYNLGAQSHVRVSFDAPLYTGDVTGLGALRLLEAIRASGVHTRLYQASSSEMFGATPPPQNEATPFHPRSPYGCAKVMAYWSTVNYREAYGLFGVNGILFNHESPRRGETFVTRKITRAVARIQAGLQEHLYLGNLDAVRDWGYAPEYVEAMWLMLQRDEPDDYVVATGVAATVRDFLRAAFETVGLDWERSVRFDPKYERPSEVDALIGDPSKAKSLLDWSAKVQYDELARIMVESDVRQLQDELSGHRVRVDR; encoded by the coding sequence ATGCCGAAAACCGCGGTCATCACCGGAATCACCGGTCAAGACGGTTCGTATCTCGCCGAATTGCTGCTGAGCAAGGGCTATGAAGTGCACGGGCTGATGAGACGCTCCTCGAGCTTCAACACCGAGCGCATCGACCACATCTACCAGGACCCGCACACGCCGGACCGCCGGCTGCTGCTGCACCACGTCGATCTGTCCGACGGCGTGGCGCTGGTGAATCTGCTGCGCGATGTGCAGCCCGACGAGGTCTACAACCTCGGCGCCCAGTCCCATGTCCGGGTCTCCTTCGACGCCCCGCTGTACACCGGTGATGTGACCGGCCTGGGTGCCCTGCGGCTGCTGGAGGCCATCCGCGCCAGCGGGGTGCACACCCGGCTCTACCAGGCCTCGTCCTCGGAGATGTTCGGCGCGACCCCGCCGCCGCAGAACGAGGCGACGCCGTTCCACCCGCGCAGTCCGTACGGCTGCGCCAAGGTCATGGCCTACTGGTCGACCGTCAACTACCGTGAGGCGTATGGCCTGTTCGGCGTCAACGGCATCCTCTTCAACCACGAGAGCCCACGACGGGGCGAGACCTTCGTCACCCGCAAGATCACTCGTGCGGTCGCCCGCATACAGGCGGGTCTGCAGGAGCACCTCTATCTGGGCAACCTCGATGCCGTCCGCGACTGGGGCTACGCACCGGAGTACGTCGAGGCCATGTGGCTGATGCTCCAGCGTGACGAGCCCGACGACTACGTGGTCGCGACCGGTGTGGCCGCGACCGTACGCGACTTCCTGCGGGCGGCGTTCGAGACGGTGGGCCTGGACTGGGAGCGCAGTGTGCGCTTCGACCCGAAGTACGAGCGGCCCTCCGAAGTGGACGCGCTCATCGGCGACCCGTCCAAGGCGAAGAGCCTGCTGGACTGGTCGGCGAAGGTGCAGTACGACGAACTCGCCCGGATCATGGTCGAGTCGGACGTCCGCCAGCTGCAGGACGAGCTCTCCGGGCACCGGGTGCGGGTGGACCGATGA
- a CDS encoding DapH/DapD/GlmU-related protein: protein MTTSTTSTTSATARRLRGFSGSGYDKGRGLLTQAAWFAVLNLVFMKWWFPPRLRPPLLRAFGARVGQRVLIRHRVRVQWPWKLTIGNDVWVGEDAWLINLEPIRIADDVCVSQGAVLCTGSHQRHSPTFEFDNAPISVEEGAWVAARAVILRGVTVGKGAVVGAGVVAHRDVPAGAVHTTGGAG, encoded by the coding sequence ATGACCACGTCCACCACCTCCACGACCTCCGCCACCGCCCGCCGGCTGCGCGGCTTCAGCGGCTCGGGCTATGACAAGGGCCGCGGGCTGCTGACCCAGGCGGCCTGGTTCGCCGTGCTCAACCTGGTGTTCATGAAGTGGTGGTTCCCGCCCCGGCTGCGGCCCCCGCTGCTGCGCGCCTTCGGCGCCCGGGTCGGTCAGCGGGTGCTGATCCGGCACCGGGTACGGGTGCAGTGGCCGTGGAAGCTGACGATCGGCAACGACGTCTGGGTGGGCGAGGACGCCTGGCTGATCAATCTGGAGCCGATCCGCATCGCCGATGACGTCTGCGTCTCGCAGGGCGCCGTCCTGTGCACCGGAAGCCACCAACGCCACTCCCCCACCTTCGAGTTCGACAACGCGCCGATCAGCGTCGAGGAGGGCGCCTGGGTGGCCGCCCGTGCCGTGATCCTGCGCGGCGTCACGGTCGGGAAGGGCGCGGTGGTCGGCGCCGGAGTGGTCGCCCACCGCGATGTGCCCGCCGGGGCCGTGCACACCACCGGGGGTGCCGGATGA
- a CDS encoding glycosyltransferase, producing the protein MKITHVVTLVSDDGAYGGPVSVATGQLGELASRGHEVELVSLWRGHGAPPRTVDGVPLRARPARTLVPGQGFLGLFHPGLLPVLWRRTGRADALHLHAGRDLVSLAALVVAVLRRRPFVVQTHGMVQPRGSAVARLFDRVYVPLLRRAIAALVLTDEEEAGLRQVLGPGGPRLVRLPNGVRVRPADEDEERGATDVLFLARLQTRKRPEAFVRMAALVHRKRPEVSFTLHGSDEGRLAEVRRLIAAEGLGEVVTYGGALAHDEAVRRTARATVYVLPSVEEPFPMSVLESLAVGTPVVCTDRCGIAAVLQGRGAALVTDGSPEELADAVLRLLEDAPLRERVTRAGRTAVEEEFSLPAVGDRLEEWYALLARPGAG; encoded by the coding sequence ATGAAGATCACCCATGTCGTGACCCTGGTGAGCGACGACGGGGCGTACGGCGGGCCGGTGAGCGTGGCCACCGGGCAGCTGGGCGAACTCGCCTCCCGGGGGCACGAGGTGGAGCTGGTGTCCCTGTGGCGGGGCCACGGCGCACCCCCACGTACGGTGGACGGGGTGCCGCTGCGCGCCCGGCCCGCCCGCACCCTGGTGCCGGGGCAGGGGTTCCTTGGCCTGTTCCACCCGGGGCTGCTGCCGGTGCTCTGGCGCCGGACGGGCCGCGCGGACGCGCTCCATCTGCATGCCGGGCGCGATCTGGTCTCCCTGGCCGCGCTCGTGGTCGCCGTGCTGCGCCGCCGCCCCTTCGTGGTGCAGACCCACGGCATGGTCCAGCCCCGGGGCTCGGCCGTGGCCCGGCTCTTCGACCGGGTGTATGTCCCGCTGCTGCGCCGGGCCATCGCGGCGCTGGTGCTCACCGACGAGGAGGAGGCCGGGCTGCGGCAGGTGCTGGGACCGGGCGGGCCGCGGCTGGTGCGGCTGCCCAACGGGGTGCGGGTCCGGCCGGCCGACGAGGACGAGGAGCGCGGCGCGACGGATGTGCTGTTCCTGGCCCGGTTGCAGACCCGTAAGCGCCCCGAGGCCTTCGTGCGGATGGCGGCGCTGGTGCACCGCAAACGGCCCGAGGTGTCCTTCACCCTGCACGGTTCGGACGAGGGGCGGCTCGCGGAGGTCCGCCGGCTCATCGCCGCGGAGGGGCTCGGCGAGGTCGTGACGTACGGCGGTGCCCTCGCACACGACGAGGCGGTGCGCCGGACCGCACGGGCCACCGTGTACGTCCTGCCCAGCGTCGAGGAGCCGTTCCCGATGAGCGTGCTGGAGTCCCTGGCGGTGGGGACCCCGGTGGTCTGCACGGACCGCTGCGGGATCGCCGCCGTGCTCCAGGGGCGCGGGGCCGCGCTGGTGACCGACGGCTCGCCGGAGGAGCTGGCGGACGCGGTGCTGCGGCTGCTGGAGGACGCTCCGCTGCGCGAGCGCGTCACCCGCGCGGGACGGACGGCCGTCGAGGAGGAGTTCTCGCTCCCGGCGGTAGGCGACCGGCTGGAGGAGTGGTACGCGCTGCTCGCCCGGCCGGGAGCCGGATGA
- a CDS encoding glycosyltransferase codes for MVSTNYAPEHTGIGPYSTQIAEHLAASGADTHVLAGMPHYPAWRVAEGYRGRWRLRERRGGVTVHRRRHTVPSRQTALRRALFEAGILAHGLVGPPRIRPDVVLSQMPSLAGGVLGGRLARRAGVPHVVVVQDLMGAAAEQSGIRGGGRAAAAAGALEARILRGADVVGVVHESFVDRVTAMGVPRERVHVVPNWTHVKGPSGDRATTRARLGWQADETVVLHAGNMGLKQGLEVLVEAAMLADQEAAPVRFVLMGDGNQRAHLQALAAGCSALTFLPPAGAEEFPEVLAAADVLAVTQKASVLDMSLPSKLTSYFMTGRPVIASVAAEGGTAQEVLRAGAGVLVAPEDPKALLAEVRALAADPDEASRLGARGPQYVEERLSSRAGLERITALLRLARAGR; via the coding sequence GTGGTCTCGACCAACTACGCACCCGAACACACCGGCATAGGGCCGTACTCGACGCAGATCGCCGAGCATCTGGCCGCGTCCGGAGCCGACACCCATGTGCTCGCGGGCATGCCGCACTACCCGGCCTGGCGGGTGGCCGAGGGATACCGCGGCCGGTGGCGGCTGCGGGAGCGCCGTGGCGGTGTGACGGTGCACCGCCGTCGGCATACCGTGCCGTCGCGTCAGACCGCGCTGCGCCGGGCGCTGTTCGAGGCCGGCATTCTCGCGCACGGGCTCGTGGGACCACCGCGCATCCGCCCCGATGTGGTGCTCAGTCAGATGCCCAGCCTGGCCGGGGGAGTGCTGGGCGGCCGTCTGGCACGGCGGGCCGGAGTGCCCCATGTCGTGGTCGTCCAGGACCTCATGGGTGCCGCCGCCGAGCAGAGCGGCATCCGCGGCGGGGGCCGGGCCGCCGCCGCGGCCGGGGCACTGGAGGCCCGGATCCTGCGCGGTGCCGATGTCGTCGGGGTGGTGCACGAGTCGTTCGTGGACCGGGTCACGGCGATGGGTGTGCCGCGTGAGCGGGTGCATGTGGTGCCCAACTGGACGCATGTGAAGGGCCCCAGCGGCGACCGGGCGACGACCCGGGCACGACTGGGGTGGCAGGCGGACGAGACGGTGGTGCTGCACGCCGGCAACATGGGGCTCAAGCAGGGCCTGGAGGTACTCGTCGAGGCCGCCATGCTCGCCGACCAGGAAGCGGCGCCGGTGCGGTTCGTGCTCATGGGTGACGGTAATCAGCGTGCCCACCTGCAAGCGCTCGCCGCGGGCTGCTCCGCGCTGACGTTCCTGCCGCCGGCCGGCGCCGAGGAGTTCCCCGAGGTGCTCGCCGCCGCGGATGTCCTCGCGGTGACCCAGAAGGCCTCCGTGCTCGACATGAGTCTGCCGTCCAAACTGACCTCGTACTTCATGACCGGACGGCCGGTGATCGCCTCGGTGGCCGCCGAAGGGGGCACCGCCCAGGAGGTGCTGCGCGCGGGCGCCGGGGTGCTGGTCGCGCCGGAGGACCCGAAGGCACTGCTGGCGGAGGTGCGGGCGCTCGCCGCCGACCCCGACGAGGCGTCGCGGCTGGGCGCCCGCGGTCCGCAGTACGTCGAGGAGCGGCTGAGCAGCCGGGCCGGCCTGGAGCGGATCACCGCGCTGCTGCGGCTGGCGAGGGCCGGCCGGTAG
- a CDS encoding lipopolysaccharide biosynthesis protein, with protein MSVFDEPAEEPDQIRDQLRQLFRYRALLVLGLLLGMLGGGAVSVLGGSTYTATGEVVVHAISTAPFEAGGVSADKQISMGTERQIAQSASVAAGAAKSLRIGTDPAVLQRDLRVSNPPETQTLMFEYSADSADRASALVNAFVHAYLDYRQDAATQRIDKTVSKLGEELKPLQDQRKVLDRRIANAGGGAGRATDESERSSLVSEIADLQGRISSLKSLDTTPGDIVRKGDPPAFPSSPGLAMMLLTGAVIGLVLGILAAWVRSVLEPRVRSVADVQDNLRAPVLGILPRRQGGSEVLEVGRAGRGNRAEAYRTIAFRLAHDQRFAGRGSLLVVAPREHSDAVSVAVNLAGAFAEIGSDILLVEADLRTPGLARRLPVHPAHGRPVPGGWANGERLAVDAGVDGRFDLLPGREVPNPARALASAEFARLLNAPSDPNEHVVVVTGPLLAHADGLAVAKQAAGVVVVCDLNEVRRDDLDRVWELITGAGGHILGAVLDKGSHGPSLRRFSDGGPTHRKRGRSRPRAGAVPPPSLPGPPPRTGPAPTGRTGSPLDADTTTLRG; from the coding sequence GTGAGCGTCTTCGACGAGCCCGCGGAGGAGCCGGACCAGATCCGTGACCAGTTGCGCCAGCTCTTCCGGTATCGCGCTTTACTGGTGCTCGGGCTGCTGCTGGGCATGCTCGGCGGCGGCGCCGTGTCCGTGCTCGGCGGCTCGACGTACACGGCCACCGGAGAGGTCGTGGTGCATGCGATCAGCACGGCGCCCTTCGAGGCCGGGGGTGTCTCGGCGGACAAGCAGATCAGCATGGGCACCGAGCGGCAGATCGCGCAGAGCGCCTCGGTCGCGGCCGGTGCGGCCAAGTCCCTGCGGATCGGCACCGATCCGGCCGTGCTCCAGCGGGATCTGCGGGTGAGCAATCCGCCCGAGACACAGACCCTGATGTTCGAGTACAGCGCGGACTCCGCGGACCGGGCGTCCGCCCTCGTCAATGCCTTCGTGCACGCGTATCTCGACTACCGGCAGGACGCCGCGACGCAGCGGATCGACAAGACCGTGAGCAAGCTCGGTGAGGAGCTGAAGCCCCTTCAGGACCAGCGCAAGGTGCTGGACCGGCGGATCGCGAACGCCGGTGGCGGGGCGGGGCGGGCCACCGACGAGTCCGAGCGCAGCAGTCTGGTGTCGGAGATAGCGGATCTGCAGGGGCGGATCTCCAGTCTGAAGTCCCTGGACACCACGCCCGGTGACATCGTCCGCAAGGGCGATCCGCCGGCCTTCCCGTCGAGCCCCGGGCTGGCGATGATGCTGCTGACCGGAGCGGTGATCGGTCTGGTGCTGGGCATTCTCGCGGCCTGGGTGCGATCGGTGCTGGAGCCGCGGGTGCGGTCGGTGGCGGATGTGCAGGACAATCTGCGGGCGCCGGTGCTGGGCATCCTGCCGCGCCGGCAGGGCGGCAGCGAGGTGCTGGAGGTCGGCCGGGCCGGCCGGGGAAACCGCGCGGAGGCCTATCGCACCATCGCCTTCCGGCTGGCGCACGACCAGCGCTTCGCCGGGCGGGGCAGCCTGCTGGTCGTCGCTCCCCGGGAGCACTCCGACGCCGTGTCGGTCGCGGTCAATCTGGCCGGTGCGTTCGCCGAGATCGGCAGCGACATCCTGCTGGTCGAGGCCGATCTGCGCACCCCCGGGCTCGCCCGGCGGCTGCCGGTGCACCCGGCCCACGGCCGGCCGGTGCCGGGCGGCTGGGCGAACGGTGAGCGGCTCGCGGTGGACGCGGGCGTCGACGGGCGCTTCGACCTGCTGCCCGGCCGGGAGGTGCCCAACCCCGCCCGGGCGCTGGCCTCCGCGGAGTTCGCCCGGCTGCTGAACGCGCCGTCGGACCCGAATGAGCACGTCGTGGTCGTCACCGGTCCGCTGCTCGCGCACGCGGACGGGCTGGCCGTCGCCAAGCAGGCGGCCGGCGTGGTGGTGGTCTGCGATCTCAACGAGGTCCGCCGCGACGATCTGGACCGGGTGTGGGAGCTGATCACCGGGGCCGGCGGCCACATCCTGGGTGCCGTCCTGGACAAGGGCAGCCACGGGCCGTCGCTGCGCCGCTTCTCGGACGGCGGGCCGACCCATCGCAAACGCGGCCGCAGCCGTCCGCGGGCCGGCGCGGTGCCCCCGCCGTCGCTGCCCGGCCCGCCGCCCCGTACCGGTCCCGCGCCGACGGGCCGGACGGGATCGCCCCTCGACGCCGACACCACCACGCTCCGCGGGTGA
- a CDS encoding oligosaccharide flippase family protein, translating into MTAIGPAVPSGPSAPPAPGRSAAAGGGVTGTARGSVFGLAGSAANALFGFVLVAVVTHGLGARGAGAVFTGVAAFTILSNALKLGADTALVRFVSRDLELSGGAGVPALLQTAVLPTLLASTAGAAVLWCSPGLAGWLLPDLVADQAMAMLRLFAVFLPVTTVALVLLGATRGYGSVVPFVGVEQIGKPALRVLLAVPLVLLAPGVAGLSAAWLAPGVLGAVAAWVSLRRSLRRHPGTGRPPSQTREFWSFAGPRAVSSVFDITAVWIGVILLSVLGSGTEAGIYTAIGRLVTAGTLLQLAIRLAVAPQISRLLAGGDERGAHRLHRLSTRWIALFSWPVFVVLAAFPGTVLSLFGPGFAGGGSAGLLTVAVACLVNVGVGNAQTVLLMAGRSVWNLVVAGAAFVVQLGSGVWLVPRYGVLGAAVSWGLAIVVDNGASALLARYRLGFRTVDRGYVHAAVIAVGTVALPVFAVRTVFGDRVPGAVLGIVLAIGAFGAAVWRYRLPLGVGEFFGALRKRGSGNS; encoded by the coding sequence GTGACGGCCATCGGCCCGGCGGTCCCGTCCGGCCCGTCGGCACCACCGGCTCCCGGACGGTCCGCGGCCGCCGGGGGCGGTGTCACCGGCACGGCCCGCGGCAGCGTGTTCGGCCTGGCGGGCTCGGCCGCGAACGCCCTGTTCGGGTTCGTCCTCGTCGCCGTGGTCACCCATGGGCTGGGGGCCCGCGGGGCCGGCGCCGTCTTCACCGGGGTCGCCGCCTTCACCATCCTGAGCAACGCGCTGAAGCTGGGTGCCGACACCGCCCTGGTCCGCTTCGTCTCCCGGGACCTGGAACTCAGCGGGGGCGCCGGTGTGCCGGCCCTGCTGCAGACCGCGGTCCTGCCGACGCTGCTGGCGAGCACCGCGGGGGCGGCGGTGCTGTGGTGCTCCCCCGGCCTGGCCGGCTGGCTGCTACCCGATCTGGTGGCCGATCAGGCCATGGCGATGCTGCGGCTGTTCGCGGTTTTCCTGCCGGTGACGACGGTGGCGCTGGTGCTGCTCGGGGCCACCCGGGGGTACGGCTCGGTGGTGCCGTTCGTGGGTGTGGAGCAGATCGGCAAACCGGCGCTGCGGGTCCTGCTCGCGGTGCCGCTGGTCCTGCTCGCACCGGGCGTGGCCGGGCTGTCCGCGGCCTGGCTCGCGCCCGGGGTGCTGGGCGCGGTGGCGGCCTGGGTGTCGCTGCGCCGGTCCCTTCGCAGGCATCCGGGGACCGGCCGGCCGCCGTCGCAGACACGGGAGTTCTGGTCCTTCGCCGGGCCGCGGGCGGTGTCCTCGGTCTTCGACATCACCGCGGTGTGGATCGGTGTGATCCTGCTGTCGGTGCTGGGCAGCGGCACCGAGGCCGGCATCTACACGGCGATCGGGCGGCTGGTCACCGCCGGGACGCTGCTCCAGCTGGCGATCCGGCTGGCGGTGGCTCCCCAGATCAGCCGGTTGCTGGCGGGCGGCGACGAGCGGGGAGCCCATCGGCTGCACCGGCTGTCGACCCGCTGGATCGCGCTCTTCTCCTGGCCGGTGTTCGTGGTCCTGGCGGCGTTCCCGGGGACCGTGCTCTCGCTGTTCGGCCCGGGTTTCGCCGGCGGCGGCTCGGCGGGGCTGCTGACGGTGGCGGTGGCGTGCCTGGTCAATGTGGGCGTCGGCAATGCGCAGACGGTCCTTCTGATGGCCGGGCGAAGTGTCTGGAATCTGGTGGTCGCCGGCGCCGCTTTCGTGGTCCAACTGGGCAGCGGGGTATGGCTGGTGCCGCGGTACGGGGTGCTGGGGGCGGCGGTTTCCTGGGGGCTGGCGATCGTGGTGGACAACGGTGCCTCGGCGCTGCTGGCCCGCTACCGGCTGGGCTTTCGCACCGTCGACCGGGGGTACGTCCACGCCGCGGTGATCGCCGTCGGGACGGTGGCACTCCCGGTGTTCGCCGTGCGGACAGTTTTCGGGGACCGCGTTCCGGGTGCTGTCTTGGGAATTGTTTTAGCCATTGGGGCTTTCGGCGCGGCCGTCTGGCGCTATCGTTTGCCGCTGGGGGTAGGGGAGTTCTTCGGAGCGCTGCGCAAGCGCGGTTCGGGAAACTCGTGA